The Diabrotica virgifera virgifera chromosome 4, PGI_DIABVI_V3a genome segment agtgcactttacgtaaaccgagtacctgaatttaagaacttcagaaggctgtagctcgagaataaCAGACCTAGGTGACCTGGACTTTTTTAATTTACTTACTGAGGACTATCACTGACCAAAATATCGTTAAACTTGACCGGGATCACTTTTCcgtaaggagtgttgcggggtcctttcaATGTAAAGGACACCCACTATTTGTCAAAATAGATCAAGAACTTTAAACTTACCCACAAACTTCTACTCTAATTTCTGGATGGTACTTTGAAGTACGAGCAATATAGAGTCTCATATTATTATCGCCAATGATACTTAAAATCTGCACCTTGGACCGTATACTTGTCGGACAAAGTTCGCAAGTGGCTTTTGATACCAGCTCGTCGTTTTCATTATCTGAGACATGTTGAATGTCCCCGAAGGTTTTGGTTAATTTATTAGAGCTGCTTTTCCACATGATTTCTATTTCCTTATGAGGATAGGTATTATCTTTGTAACAAATATTATCTAAGCAGCCATTTTCGTGTTTAACACTACTTTCCTAAAATAACAGTTAATTactaaaaactattttatttcaggcctggatcccgcgtaccaaaaaaatttgttaaaagcttaacggtgtctagtcggacaaactttgatgtatagaaacactggaacagggaaagttttaattgtggaaagtGATTTTAATCGTGTAACGttattttaattgtggaacgtttCATCATGACAAGTTATGATTGTGAAAAGTTGCagattgtttttaagtttattgttaagtctaatgtttgtccgacagatATGTTGAGCATTTtaatgttttgtttttgtttttaagtttattcaatatagcccaataaatgaccgttttggagtgtaattttcagaggcaactccgaattgcatgaaaatttggatttagattctacttaccctccacttcaaagttgaatttgtgccgttggttgcttttacttggggggtgacggtcaccccttctcggggggtgaaaaacgcgtatttaaaataatcacGGAAATGGATTaattgacagattataagcaacttttgttctataaagttttttaagtaagtcaatactttttgagttatttgcgattgaaattGTTGATtattcgacaaaaaaactacgttttaagacaatttttcgaaaataactcaaaataactcaatttttatcgaaaaaaatgttattagaaaaaatgtagcttataaaaaaccgaagaaaatggtgtatcagtaaagtctataaattaaGAATAAGCAAAggtgtagctcatgaaaaatacgttcttattcgtctaattccaaatcaaataattcaacgcgaaatcaccgaaaaattaagcacttttagggaaaagcttattaacatttttaaagtatctaaaaaaatctttgaatttgttttttacaaaagtttctagcatcaaaaataaacgagttaaactgaaaaaaaaagtttgaccctttttttggtaaaaaaaatcgtgaaaacctctctctatttagcaccctaaataaaattaatcgttacccccttaccatttattttaactgtatgtgtattgtttatatatctgTAAGTATGATTGGCttgaagtgcttatttaaaaaaaattggttttatagtaaaaaaaaatttataaaatttttttttaaaatttcaatttttcaaaataacttaaaaagtattagtgataagaaaaatcttaaagagtaaaaaaatgaaGGTTTTGCTATTAtgtataaatatgctagtttcattttgtttttccgtaagacaaaaattggttaagatatggctgttcaaaatttgcatacacttttGATTATTGACCCGTTCAAactttttcaactataaccctttcaaaaatacgCACTTTAAACCGAtaagactgacagatcatataaaaaatagataagtaagtaaattgtttgtaatgcggtagcgattaatttcatttggggagctaaacatggggagattttcatgatttttttttttttaaagaggaccaactttattttgagcgtaactcgcttatttttaatgctagaaacttttataaccAATTAAAGTAAAACCTTTTATAAAAACTTTTAACAAGTTTgaattggtttttcccgaaaagtgcttaatttgtcggtgatttcaccttgaaatattctatttggaattagACTAATAAGAACGTAATTtacatgagctacaactttgttctTACTGAATtaatagactttactgatacaccattttttttttggttttttataagctacacttttgctgaggatattttttcgatcaaatatttactttttgagttatttgcgaaaaaccgtctgaaaacgtagttttttgtcgaaaaattaacattttcaatcgcaaataactcgaaaagtattgacttacgtaaaaaactctatagaacaaaagttgcttaaaatcggtcaatttatccatttccggtcgtatcttgaacgtatattttttcacccccgagaaggggtgactgtcaccccccaagtaaaagcaaccattggcacaatttcaactttgaagtggggggtAAGTAGaaactaaatccaaattttcatgcaatttggagttgccTCTGAAAATttcacggtatcgccgtatttcccgttcatttactgggcttcATACATATGAAATAGTaatgagaaaaaagacatatttctcacgagcgcagaagtatGTTGCCGCAAATCaggcgagggagaaatatgtcatttttatttatcaAGGGCaaaggcgcaaaatttcgcctgtcaaaatgttcaatgtgttttaaatgtactcattttttttcgaattctgagaaaactaatattttaaaaaatttaaacgcagaatgaaagattacattattactgagggcagaaagtccctgaaaggttatataatgtttattttaatatgttacaggggtgaaaataaaagagaaaatttagtgtgatttttaattgcaaatattccATTCAAAAgacactttttatttattctaagggactttacgccttcggtaataacgtaatttttcatcgtaatttttcaaaaatacttattagttttctcagcattcgaaaaaaatgaatacatttaaaacacattgaaaattttgacaggtgaCATTTTGCGCCGTTCCCCTTAATTCAAAGGTGGTCGTACCGACACCAATGATGCTGAGCGCTCCGGAAGGTCAAATGATGTAGTTATTCTCGTAACcatcgaaaaaatactgaaaatttATTGTGAAAAATCACAAACTGAAGTTGCAAGAGATAACAAACTGATACACTAAAGTTATAAACGGCAACATTTTGACTGTTTTACATAAACATTTAGGTATGAGAAAGCTGTTTTGCAAATGGGCATCGCGTTTTCCGTTTTCTTACACCAGAGCAAAAACCACGACGAATTGATGAATCTCGGCGCTGTTTGGATATGTTTAATCGGAATAAATCGGAGTTTTTGCATCAGTATATTACAATGGATGAAACATGGTTCCAGCACTTCACTCCGGAATCAAATAGGTAGTCATCTGAGTGAATAGCACCCGGAGAAAGCCGTCCCAAGCGACCAAAGATGCAACAAACAAGGTTATAACCCCTGTATTTTGGGACTCACAAGGAATTATTAGTTtcattgagtatttaaaatgtggagaaacaaTCAGTAGCGACTACCATATTAGTTTATTGAAACATTTGAAGAGCAATATCGCAAACAAAAGACTTCATTTGTTGAAGAAAAAAGTGCTGTTTCACCAAGACAGTACACCGTGTCACAAGTCGACGACAACGATGGTAAAAATTCACCACCTGGGCTTTGAATTGCTTCTACACTATCTACACCCACCATATAGTCCAGATCTCGCTGCCAGCGATTACCGCCCTTTTTTTTCGATCTTAAAAGATGCTCTAAGAGATATCGCTCCGATGAGAGGAAGTCATCGCCGAAGCTGAAGCCATTTTGAGACAAAGATAAATCGTTTTCCAAGGACGGCATCAACAAATTAGAAAAGCGTTGGAATGATTGTATCGCCGCGCTAAAGGAGATTATATTGATGAGCTAAGAATAATTTTTGCAAAAGAACTCTtagtcccattaaaaaaaaaactttttaactGTTAGTTAAAAACTAGACCCGAGACTTATTGACCGATGGGTTAtttatatattgttatgctctactgtatctcttttattagattgattagcaaattcttaattttactaattactcaattaatttaattactgcctatgtaaaacaaaaccagattcaaattaaattttctaataaactttattctcagggctaattttgtattcgatgcaatacctttgatttgtggcttctagtatctctagttgcttactccttccaggataaaacagggaaattaaacaccttcaatatcatataaatgtaatatattatttatttatccaatatgccGTATAAATaagatcaaaaaaataataaaatctaaatttgttgcaacaatttcttacttaataaatgaAGCTTCAATTCCGATGTctccttgttttaacaaaaaaaaatatttaaataaatcattatttattcatactaaatttaataaaatttacttttctccttttgaattgattacttaaagttggaatgactaaatgagctatagaactgttcaatacaaaaaaaataagcatatatggtgtggatataaacaagctctctctgtttcgacaaatgatttgactaacctttttgtttcttcactccttCTTTTCCCAGGTTGCGTCGTCCTTGATTCTACCACACGTACTCTTTGGATGTTGCGAAGAGGTCCCTCTCGTACAACTGCTtcaaaacaaacaaaaccaggactcgctcgaattctcttctcagttttctccttgctcgatataTTGTGCAAATAGATaacaatcagctactcgttctagacagaacaaaggaatcttcctcggacacaggaaaattttacttctcaactggtcaacaatttcgtttcaacttgattctgcttgcaaaggccgatttcaccctttacactgacttctcacttttcaaaaactggactgctctctcccGATATTCATCACACAGTGTCTATCTTTTCTCTCTCAAATTCCGACTCCacattctcatcccttccatcgatctttctctaccaatcaaaaacaacctctctacccaaaacatccatactttcctttcctaataaaaccaacttaatttgtatccaactttccattttgttaaaattctaagagacatcaaattactatcgttttttcacaaaactaaacaaaaggccttacattctaaactcaataaaatttgtttaccgtttaaaccttctacgaaatatttacaaaaatcctattgatgttcacaaaacgaaataacatgcactttccaatattttcgaaccattgtctgtaaatcctttcaaaaaatactcattaacgaaaaccacattaacgatttcaccttccccgaaaaagcactgtttattaactaaattagatactatacaatttttggtcctatacagggtgaagaaaatctatgatctcgtggtctctgatataaatttattttctgaatttttccaaaaaacaattctacaacaatatgTACTTAAATTATGTGTTAATATTAGTAGTGTAGGTATATAACTATTAATAATACAGTAGaccgtcgataatccgaaccctggtaatccaaacgatcgctaatccgaacgcaaaacaattataaaattaaaaaatataatcgcggaccgaatttttggatttaatatgacaatatgggcaaaatacgACCGcgaatttttgttttgtttatgcagaaatacatacaatatatttgtttattatgcaggtgttttattccttgtaactaaaacgtatgtacatatgtacctacataaatatgtactatgtttatgagctttgtatgtattttgaacatatgttcgataatccgaacaatttgataatccgaacttcCCCCTgcaccaattagttcggattatcgacgctctactgtacttaTATTTGATTTTTGAATTTCGGTTACACCCttactttactttttcgtgtctggatccgactacagtttttctgcccaatatcgggccacgtctacaccctttgtatttgcgagccatatATCATCGAGGGTGCACTATGATGGGtaaagtctgcatactctcaggtgctccacgttctgtatttctgttttacaggggcaacacctgtgcgtatgcggttgagtgtccgccagcttctccagtccaggttcactccattaggtcgttctggatgtagggggaacagttcgggtggttcgacgctgacatttctcataaaccttttaCTTGATTTAAGTCGGCTAGTTCCTGGCAgttcgtcaaacccgtataattggtgcctttaATCGAAAGTTTGCCTGCACTTCTAcacatattgtgaggcgcatctacgctcgtctggtgatgcgaatccagctgcccggtacagtaggggtagaggggtaggcttcatGCAACCGGtcattattctacatgtttcatttaacgccgtggtgacttgttgggcgtgtctagatctaccccaaacgggacaagcatattcccctgttgagaaacataaggcctcagctgttgaccTTAAGACCTGagggtttgcaccccacttgctccctacaagtttccggagaaggttgttttTTGTAGAGACCTTTTGTCTTGTGCTCcgacagtggaatttatacgttagtgaccggtctagtatcactacaagatatttgggcctatcagtatgttccaagcgttgtccttcccaagaaacattcagttttacacgcgccagatggttgttgagatggaatgcacatacttgggtttttGTAGGGTGTGGTTTTAATaagttttgtttgtagtaagttgacatcatgtttaaagcctcttccattgtcgactcCACTTGTGTGAGTGTTCTCCCCTTTACggcgataccaaggtcgtcagcgtaaacaaaactctcagtctgagggtgcattggttggtcgttggtgtagatgataaatagggacggcgccagaacgcttccttgaggtaggCCATTTTTTTGGGTTCTCCATTTGCTCTTCTTTCTCCATTCGCTCCACCGTTCTTGTCTGGAGGCGCTTAGTATTTGCTGCAGTCTCTCCCCTATCTCTGCCGTAACTTCGCTGAATGGGTCTTTACTGTATTCTTCGGTGTACTTTGTCATAATGTCTTTTGCTTCGTTATTCAGACCAGATATGTAATGTTGTTGACATCCTCTGGGTATATGTTTACATGAGGTTCGTTTTCCAAGTTTGATGAACGCATCATAGTTacgccaaaaaaatataaataaattatgtttGCCTTTATTTCATGAAAACTAAGTAATATGTAGTATTATTAACTACTGCAATGTGTAGtaactttataactttaaaaataaccccaaaagCCCCCGagaaatctgtttgcatcaatttaatccAAAACCCCTCGGAACTCAAGAATATACGTGCTTTAGCAGTGACACTGAACAGCAGGTGCTCCAG includes the following:
- the LOC114332693 gene encoding uncharacterized protein LOC114332693; amino-acid sequence: MTVEVKFSSRSTIMKRFLVIAVVFILFSITESSVKHENGCLDNICYKDNTYPHKEIEIMWKSSSNKLTKTFGDIQHVSDNENDELVSKATCELCPTSIRSKVQILSIIGDNNMRLYIARTSKYHPEIRVEVCGDEAKCNPKDKRDNYETFCQQQTSTISLLAYNKTSKQFQTHQVDYPSGCECVLSVSDPPTRNIPKN